In Allorhodopirellula heiligendammensis, the following proteins share a genomic window:
- a CDS encoding DUF3750 domain-containing protein: MSSNHDTSVDLWTARIPGLGRFAEHHWFVVCRERSADRWEVWQTATECETSWGHLHRNLMRPSSGVGNCPGRMIHRWTADDAVYLATRIESTPTVYPWNDRYRIFPGPNSNTYVQWVLGPLYTLGWRGFGRRYASPSRLAKIWENHAVHRSGVSAFSDG, from the coding sequence ATGTCGTCGAATCATGACACGAGCGTTGACCTCTGGACGGCACGGATTCCGGGCCTCGGTCGGTTTGCAGAACATCATTGGTTCGTCGTTTGTCGCGAACGCTCCGCGGACCGCTGGGAGGTTTGGCAAACCGCAACAGAATGTGAAACGTCTTGGGGCCATCTGCACCGAAACCTGATGCGGCCTTCGTCCGGCGTTGGCAACTGCCCCGGACGCATGATTCATCGTTGGACCGCGGATGATGCCGTCTACCTCGCAACAAGAATTGAATCCACACCAACTGTTTACCCGTGGAATGATCGCTACCGAATTTTTCCCGGACCGAACAGTAATACCTATGTCCAGTGGGTGCTCGGTCCACTGTATACTCTGGGCTGGCGTGGGTTTGGGCGACGGTACGCGAGTCCTTCTCGCCTTGCCAAGATATGGGAGAACCATGCCGTGCACCGGAGCGGCGTCAGCGCGTTTTCTGATGGTTAG